The following coding sequences are from one Desulfosoma caldarium window:
- a CDS encoding sensor histidine kinase — protein sequence MRLPLKMKLNIRQKIAFGLWALTVCVVGVGGLSYKYLLDIEQKIHFVEYADDLSNTILEMRRYEKNFFLYQLEDALQENEDYLNKALTMIENWSPHMRRLHGGESLKALRAELVGYQSVLKQLQTNRSASDVELLENSIRERGKNLVELANQLVAFERQRILDIIRSLKTQLVLSLAVLIVFTIFLMPFVSRKIIGPLRIIEESTMKIAHGDFRPVDVPQTHDETQQVLEAFNRMVDELKRRQDQLVQTKKLASLGILTSGIAHQLNNPLNNISTSCQIALEEVASGDTDFLRRLLVNVEQEVTRARDIVRGLLEFARVKEFTIAPTPLKHLVERTFRLISSQVPSGISMEADIPEDLVVPLDSQRMQQVLLNLYMNAIQAIKDGTGKITTRAWTDPAREKVFISVEDTGGGIAPENLSRIFDPFFTTKEVGSGTGLGLSICYGIVEQHRGTITVVSHEGEGTRFTLTLPLKSPVAVQDGEKA from the coding sequence ATGCGCCTACCTTTGAAAATGAAACTAAACATTCGCCAAAAGATCGCCTTCGGCCTCTGGGCGCTGACGGTGTGCGTCGTAGGGGTTGGAGGCCTCTCGTACAAATATCTGTTGGATATTGAGCAAAAAATTCATTTCGTGGAATATGCGGACGACCTCAGCAACACCATTTTGGAAATGCGCCGTTATGAAAAAAACTTCTTCTTGTATCAATTGGAAGATGCCCTGCAGGAAAACGAGGATTACCTGAACAAGGCTTTGACCATGATTGAGAATTGGTCTCCTCACATGCGGCGGCTGCACGGGGGGGAGTCCTTGAAGGCCCTTCGAGCGGAACTCGTGGGCTACCAAAGCGTGCTGAAACAACTGCAAACGAACCGCTCGGCGAGCGATGTGGAACTTCTGGAAAACAGCATTCGCGAGAGAGGCAAGAACTTGGTCGAGCTGGCCAACCAGTTAGTGGCCTTTGAGAGGCAGCGCATTCTGGACATCATTCGATCCCTGAAAACCCAGTTGGTTTTGTCCTTGGCCGTTTTGATTGTTTTCACCATCTTCTTGATGCCTTTTGTGAGCCGAAAGATCATTGGGCCGTTGCGCATCATCGAAGAAAGCACCATGAAGATTGCTCATGGAGATTTTCGGCCTGTGGACGTGCCGCAAACCCATGACGAAACCCAGCAGGTTTTGGAGGCCTTTAACCGCATGGTGGACGAGTTGAAGCGGCGCCAGGACCAGTTGGTGCAGACGAAGAAACTGGCATCCTTGGGCATTCTCACCTCCGGCATCGCCCATCAGTTGAACAACCCGCTCAATAACATCTCCACGTCGTGCCAGATCGCCCTGGAAGAAGTGGCGTCCGGAGACACAGATTTTCTGCGCCGTCTTCTGGTCAATGTGGAACAGGAAGTGACCAGGGCCAGGGACATCGTTCGAGGTCTTCTGGAATTTGCCCGTGTCAAGGAATTCACCATTGCGCCCACCCCGCTGAAGCATCTGGTGGAGCGCACGTTCCGACTGATTTCCAGCCAGGTGCCCTCCGGCATCTCCATGGAAGCCGATATACCTGAAGACCTCGTGGTGCCTTTGGATTCCCAGCGGATGCAGCAGGTCTTATTGAACCTTTACATGAACGCCATTCAGGCCATCAAGGATGGCACAGGAAAGATCACGACGCGAGCGTGGACGGATCCGGCGAGGGAAAAGGTCTTTATCAGTGTGGAGGATACGGGTGGCGGCATTGCTCCAGAAAACCTGAGCAGAATCTTTGATCCCTTCTTCACGACCAAGGAAGTGGGTTCGGGCACGGGGCTGGGCCTGTCCATCTGCTACGGTATTGTGGAGCAACACCGGGGAACCATCACGGTGGTGAGCCACGAGGGGGAAGGCACGCGTTTTACCCTCACGCTGCCCCTCAAATCCCCTGTCGCGGTGCAAGACGGTGAGAAGGCATGA
- a CDS encoding NupC/NupG family nucleoside CNT transporter translates to MMLRFQSALGVVVLLFIAWMFSENRRRLAWRSVWGGVVLQLGMAVAMVHVPKIQEVFFLLHRVVQVVSEATEAGTGLVFGYLGGAPLPFEVKSGASAYILAFRGLPLVVVMSALSSVLFYWKIIPWVVRALAWSLRKSTGLGGAEALGTCANIFVGMVEAPVLVRPYLETLSRSGLFTLMTAGMATIAGTVMVLYASILQKALPGVMGHLLVASLMSAPAAVVVSKLMVPPSEASSETDETTFEVVSDARSTMDAVTQGTVAGLSLFLNIVAMLIVFVALVHLANAILALVPPWHGEPWTIQRLLGAVMAPVTWLMGMSWSEAQVAGRLMGIKTVLNEFMAYLDLAALPEEALSLRSRLIMTYALCGFANMGSLGIMIGGLGAMVPSRRSEIVALGMRSIVAGTLATCVTGAVIGIFY, encoded by the coding sequence ATGATGTTGCGTTTTCAGAGCGCGTTGGGCGTGGTGGTGCTTTTGTTTATCGCGTGGATGTTTTCAGAAAACCGGCGGCGGCTTGCTTGGAGGTCGGTGTGGGGAGGCGTTGTGCTGCAGCTGGGCATGGCTGTGGCCATGGTCCATGTGCCGAAGATTCAAGAAGTTTTTTTTCTTCTGCATCGCGTGGTGCAGGTGGTCTCCGAGGCGACGGAAGCCGGAACGGGACTGGTTTTCGGCTACCTTGGGGGCGCTCCGTTGCCCTTTGAAGTGAAGTCCGGAGCTTCGGCCTACATTTTGGCATTTCGAGGGCTGCCCTTGGTGGTGGTCATGAGCGCTTTGTCTTCTGTGCTGTTTTACTGGAAGATCATTCCATGGGTGGTCCGCGCTTTGGCGTGGTCCCTTCGCAAGTCCACGGGGCTTGGAGGCGCCGAAGCCCTGGGCACCTGTGCCAACATTTTTGTGGGCATGGTGGAAGCCCCTGTTTTGGTGCGCCCCTATCTGGAAACCCTTTCGCGCAGCGGGCTCTTTACCTTGATGACGGCCGGCATGGCCACCATTGCCGGCACGGTGATGGTTCTTTATGCAAGCATTCTGCAAAAGGCTCTTCCCGGTGTCATGGGCCATCTCCTGGTGGCTTCCCTCATGAGCGCGCCGGCGGCCGTGGTGGTGAGCAAGCTCATGGTGCCGCCATCCGAGGCGTCGTCTGAAACCGACGAAACGACCTTCGAGGTGGTTTCGGACGCGCGCAGTACCATGGATGCGGTGACGCAAGGCACGGTGGCGGGCTTGTCGTTGTTTCTCAACATTGTGGCCATGCTGATTGTTTTTGTGGCTCTCGTGCATCTTGCCAACGCCATTCTTGCCCTCGTACCCCCTTGGCATGGAGAGCCATGGACGATTCAGCGCCTTTTGGGCGCCGTCATGGCCCCCGTCACGTGGCTCATGGGCATGTCCTGGAGTGAGGCTCAGGTGGCCGGGCGCCTCATGGGGATCAAGACGGTCCTCAACGAATTCATGGCCTATTTGGACCTGGCGGCTTTGCCTGAAGAGGCGTTGTCGTTGCGCAGCCGACTCATCATGACCTATGCCTTGTGTGGATTTGCCAACATGGGGTCTTTGGGAATCATGATCGGGGGGCTGGGGGCCATGGTGCCGTCGCGGCGCTCGGAAATCGTGGCCCTTGGCATGCGATCCATTGTGGCCGGCACGTTGGCCACCTGCGTGACCGGTGCGGTCATCGGCATCTTTTATTGA
- a CDS encoding universal stress protein — protein MLKKIKKMMKKDRPRTQDPVTEKKDLLRERVEEQMVAASLAEAGLASEAQDMLREAELARRKILVVGREDRISDPVIHYAVGFAERMGYDVVVLNVVPLPRDASRTPAAMEQIVQEYERSCVACVKKLEELCQGRGISCTHVFKTGSVEDCVREVHEEIKRIEFVISEPDMPEEALAGEEPRVIPVYCLAH, from the coding sequence ATGCTGAAGAAGATCAAGAAAATGATGAAAAAGGATCGTCCCCGGACCCAAGATCCCGTGACCGAAAAAAAGGATCTGCTCAGAGAACGGGTTGAAGAGCAGATGGTGGCGGCAAGCCTTGCGGAAGCCGGCCTAGCAAGCGAGGCTCAGGACATGCTTCGCGAGGCAGAGTTGGCTCGGCGCAAGATTCTTGTGGTGGGCCGCGAAGATCGCATATCGGATCCTGTTATTCATTACGCCGTGGGCTTTGCCGAGCGCATGGGGTACGACGTTGTGGTTTTGAATGTGGTGCCGCTTCCTCGAGATGCTTCCCGCACGCCGGCGGCCATGGAGCAGATCGTGCAAGAGTATGAGCGTTCCTGTGTCGCCTGTGTGAAGAAGCTGGAAGAACTGTGTCAAGGGCGAGGGATTTCGTGTACGCACGTTTTTAAGACGGGTTCCGTGGAAGACTGTGTGCGGGAAGTGCATGAAGAGATCAAGCGCATCGAGTTTGTCATCAGCGAACCAGACATGCCTGAAGAGGCGCTTGCCGGCGAAGAACCCCGGGTGATCCCCGTGTACTGTTTGGCCCACTGA
- a CDS encoding sigma-54-dependent transcriptional regulator: MTAAQILVVDDERIARENLAHVLSKEGYHVVMVDSGEKALRELEKQTFDVVLTDLRMETLGGMAVLERCKELSPTTEVIMITGYASVSSAVEAMQKGAYYYLPKPFKLDEVRHLVRNALERRRLHQEVQELRRQVVQGDTKALLVGKSAKIQALQRMIEQVAPTDCNVLILGETGTGKELVARAIHVLSPRKEKRFMAISCAAFSEELLANELFGHEKEAFTGAGNVKIGLLEAASEGTVFLDEVGDMPLSMQVKLLRVLQERKLLRVGGTEEIPVDIRVVAATNKDLSKEMATKKFRPDLYYRLNVVTLYVPTLAERKDDIPLLCRHFLKKAATAQGKEVHDIAPEVLDILLRYEFPGNVRELQNIIERAVALAQGSTILPEHLPPDLQQITLRVSRPPFREFLTLEEAEKEYILWVLKKVRGNRTRAAQILGINRASLWRKLKSYNLAD; this comes from the coding sequence ATGACGGCGGCGCAGATTCTTGTTGTGGACGACGAACGCATCGCTCGGGAAAACCTGGCCCATGTGCTCAGTAAGGAAGGCTACCATGTGGTGATGGTCGACAGCGGAGAAAAGGCGCTGCGGGAGTTGGAAAAACAGACCTTTGACGTGGTCTTGACGGATCTTCGCATGGAAACCCTTGGGGGCATGGCGGTTCTCGAACGATGCAAGGAATTGAGCCCCACCACGGAAGTCATTATGATCACCGGCTATGCCAGCGTCTCTTCGGCTGTGGAGGCCATGCAAAAGGGAGCCTATTACTACCTGCCTAAGCCTTTCAAGCTGGACGAAGTGCGCCACTTGGTTCGCAACGCTTTGGAGCGGCGACGTCTCCACCAAGAAGTGCAGGAATTGCGCCGGCAGGTGGTCCAAGGGGACACCAAGGCACTTTTGGTGGGCAAGAGCGCCAAGATTCAGGCCCTGCAACGAATGATTGAACAGGTTGCGCCCACCGACTGCAATGTCCTCATCCTTGGGGAAACGGGCACAGGCAAAGAACTGGTGGCCCGCGCCATCCACGTCCTGAGCCCGAGGAAGGAGAAACGCTTCATGGCCATCAGCTGTGCGGCCTTTTCCGAAGAACTCTTGGCCAACGAACTCTTCGGCCATGAAAAGGAAGCCTTCACGGGAGCCGGGAATGTCAAGATCGGCCTGCTGGAAGCCGCCTCGGAAGGCACGGTCTTTCTCGACGAGGTGGGCGACATGCCCCTTTCCATGCAAGTCAAGCTCTTGCGCGTTCTTCAGGAAAGGAAGCTTCTACGCGTCGGGGGCACCGAAGAAATCCCTGTGGACATTCGCGTCGTGGCGGCCACCAACAAGGATTTGTCCAAAGAAATGGCCACCAAGAAGTTTCGCCCGGATCTCTATTACCGCCTCAACGTGGTCACACTTTACGTGCCCACCCTGGCCGAACGCAAGGATGACATTCCCTTGCTGTGCCGCCATTTTCTAAAAAAGGCAGCCACGGCTCAGGGCAAGGAGGTGCACGACATCGCTCCGGAAGTTTTGGATATTCTTTTGCGTTACGAATTTCCAGGAAACGTGAGGGAACTGCAAAACATCATTGAACGGGCCGTGGCTCTGGCCCAAGGATCCACGATTTTGCCCGAACACCTTCCTCCGGACCTGCAGCAGATCACGCTTCGCGTGAGTCGCCCGCCTTTTCGAGAGTTCCTCACACTGGAGGAAGCGGAAAAGGAATACATTCTCTGGGTGCTCAAGAAGGTTCGAGGGAACCGAACGCGCGCGGCGCAAATCTTGGGTATCAACCGCGCTTCTCTGTGGCGGAAGCTCAAATCGTACAACCTCGCCGATTAG
- a CDS encoding S16 family serine protease, which yields MIFFRKSQDDPEGQIGKLDVLRAAVHKAKLPHHVHRVVLKELELLESLDPSTAEYGIGITYLDYLVSLPWFHFTEDDLRLDHVHAVLEADHYGLQPVKERILEYLAVRTLCSLQEFQILVVDDEQIARTNLEYVLRKEGYRVDTAANGEEALRKIKACPFDLILTDLKMEKLDGLQLLEQTRKEAPHAETVIITGYATVDSAVESLKKGAVHYLSKPVQLDALRALVRSIKEKKRHMQMARGPVLCFSGPPGTGKTSIGRSIAKALGRRFAHMSLAGLRDEAELRGHRRTYVGAMPGRIIQEIRRLGVRNPVLMLDEIDKIGQDFRGDPASVLLEILDAEQNTLFMDHYLDVPFDLSATMFIATANVVERLPGPLLDRMEVIEFSGYTGKEKEQIAQRHLIPKKLRENALEGCKVHFTDEAIRAVVRDYTREPGLRQLEREIASICRKLARAYVQGTQILGQPEYIDEVAVKELLGPPRYAPTAAATAPRVGVTTGLVWSELGGEIIFVEATRMPGARQLILTGSLGSVLKESAQTALSFVRSHAEALGIDPHFFQETDIHIHIPAGAIPKDGPSAGATICLALVSLLTRRPARCDVAISAEMTLGGRLLAVSGVREKLLAAQRAHLRTVILPEGNKAEVENLPADVLEGLTILTFGEILQAVEEVLASEPLSVPQEPKTPCRI from the coding sequence ATGATTTTTTTTCGCAAATCCCAGGACGATCCCGAGGGACAGATCGGCAAGCTGGATGTGCTGCGGGCTGCCGTCCACAAGGCGAAACTTCCCCATCATGTGCATCGGGTGGTGCTTAAGGAACTGGAACTTCTGGAAAGCCTGGATCCCTCCACGGCGGAATACGGCATCGGCATCACCTATCTCGATTACCTCGTCTCCCTGCCCTGGTTTCATTTTACCGAAGACGATCTTCGATTGGACCATGTGCACGCCGTGCTGGAGGCGGACCATTACGGGCTTCAGCCCGTCAAGGAACGGATCTTGGAGTATCTGGCGGTGCGCACGCTGTGTTCTCTTCAAGAGTTTCAGATCCTCGTGGTCGACGATGAACAGATCGCCCGCACGAATCTAGAGTATGTTTTGCGCAAGGAAGGCTATCGCGTGGACACGGCGGCCAACGGCGAAGAAGCTCTGCGGAAAATCAAAGCCTGCCCCTTCGACCTCATCTTAACCGACCTTAAGATGGAAAAGCTGGACGGTTTACAGCTCCTGGAACAGACCCGCAAGGAAGCGCCGCACGCGGAAACCGTGATCATCACAGGCTACGCCACGGTGGATTCCGCCGTGGAATCCTTGAAAAAGGGCGCGGTGCACTACTTGTCCAAGCCCGTGCAACTGGACGCGCTGCGCGCCCTGGTGCGCTCCATCAAAGAAAAGAAACGCCACATGCAGATGGCTCGAGGCCCGGTCCTATGCTTCTCAGGACCTCCGGGAACAGGCAAGACCTCCATCGGCCGCTCCATTGCCAAGGCCCTTGGGCGGCGTTTCGCCCACATGTCCCTGGCCGGGCTGAGGGATGAGGCGGAGCTGCGAGGGCATCGGCGCACCTATGTGGGGGCCATGCCGGGGCGCATCATTCAGGAGATTCGGCGCCTGGGGGTTCGAAACCCTGTGCTGATGCTGGATGAAATCGACAAGATCGGCCAAGACTTTCGAGGAGATCCCGCGTCGGTGCTTCTGGAGATTCTTGATGCCGAACAAAATACCCTCTTTATGGACCACTACCTGGATGTGCCCTTTGACCTCTCCGCGACCATGTTTATTGCCACGGCCAATGTGGTGGAGAGGCTACCCGGTCCCCTGCTGGATCGAATGGAAGTCATTGAATTTTCAGGCTACACGGGAAAGGAAAAGGAGCAGATCGCTCAACGACATCTTATTCCCAAGAAGCTTCGCGAAAACGCTTTGGAAGGATGCAAGGTCCATTTTACCGATGAGGCCATAAGGGCTGTCGTGCGAGACTACACGCGAGAGCCCGGACTGCGGCAACTGGAACGGGAAATTGCTTCGATTTGCCGAAAACTTGCTCGAGCCTACGTGCAGGGAACCCAGATTCTCGGCCAACCCGAATACATCGATGAGGTGGCCGTCAAGGAACTGCTGGGGCCACCGCGGTATGCGCCCACGGCGGCAGCCACCGCCCCACGTGTCGGTGTCACCACAGGTTTGGTCTGGAGTGAACTGGGCGGGGAAATTATTTTTGTGGAAGCGACGCGCATGCCAGGTGCTCGGCAATTGATCCTGACGGGTTCCTTGGGTAGCGTTTTGAAGGAATCCGCTCAGACGGCCTTGAGTTTTGTGCGCAGTCACGCGGAGGCTTTGGGAATAGATCCACACTTTTTTCAGGAGACCGACATCCACATCCACATCCCTGCCGGCGCCATTCCCAAGGATGGTCCCTCGGCAGGAGCCACCATTTGTTTGGCCCTGGTGTCCTTGCTGACTCGGCGGCCCGCTCGCTGCGATGTGGCCATCAGCGCCGAGATGACCTTGGGGGGGCGTCTGCTGGCGGTGAGCGGCGTTCGGGAAAAACTCTTGGCCGCTCAAAGGGCCCATTTGCGGACCGTCATTTTGCCAGAAGGGAACAAAGCAGAGGTGGAAAACCTGCCCGCGGACGTTCTGGAAGGCCTCACCATCCTGACCTTCGGGGAAATTCTGCAGGCCGTGGAGGAAGTCTTGGCGTCTGAGCCGTTGTCTGTTCCCCAGGAACCCAAAACTCCATGCCGCATCTGA
- a CDS encoding CGGC domain-containing protein: MKKVAIVGCGAYMDSGYGCSGEWRCLKAAALGEGQFSEPVHVTAFVRCECPGRTTVPNMGVAMKMSDIKPDAIYLSSCLVNAKPGCPYATAEQMAEMLQGKFGVPVVLGTHDYH, translated from the coding sequence ATGAAAAAGGTGGCCATTGTGGGATGCGGGGCCTACATGGACAGCGGCTACGGGTGTTCGGGCGAATGGCGCTGCCTCAAGGCGGCGGCTCTTGGAGAAGGCCAATTCAGCGAACCCGTGCATGTGACGGCATTTGTGCGCTGTGAGTGCCCCGGGCGGACGACGGTACCCAATATGGGCGTGGCCATGAAAATGTCGGACATCAAGCCCGATGCCATTTATCTCAGTTCATGCCTGGTCAACGCCAAACCGGGATGCCCCTACGCCACGGCCGAACAGATGGCCGAAATGCTCCAAGGCAAATTCGGTGTTCCCGTGGTTTTGGGCACCCACGATTATCACTAA
- the lepA gene encoding translation elongation factor 4: MEHLRNFSIIAHIDHGKSTLADRLIQAAGLVDARGFRDQILDTLDLERERGITIKSNTATLPYTGLDGRTYQLNLIDTPGHVDFSYEVSRALASCEGVLLLVDASQGVEAQTLANLYAAMEHDLVIVPVINKIDLPSADVDRVKGEIETELGLEADRAILCSAKEGLGIQDVFEAIVSRIPAPQGDPSKPLAALVFDAHYDPFRGAVVACRVFDGRVRVGDHIRFLSNGAVYKVEEVGLFRLKREPRPELEAGQVGYILAGIKTVSDVRIGDTITLNEKPVAAALPGFREVKPVVFSSIYPVSSDDYASLQDALEKYKLNDAALVYQKDSSAALGQGFRCGFLGLLHLEIVQERLEREYDQSIIMTIPSVQYRFTLDTGETITVENPQYYPDPVHIKGTEEPYIRAAILCPDRYMGAVLKLCTERRGENPRFSVPGPGRVEIVCDMPLAEVIYDFYDRLKTVTQGYGSFDYEWIGYRSSDLVKLDILVNGEKVDALSLIVHRNRARTWAVQVCDRLKEEIPRHQFKIAIQGAVGGKIIARSTISAFRKDVTAKCYGGDITRKRKLLEKQKKGKKRMKMVGSVSIPQSAFVAVLKTDKE, encoded by the coding sequence ATGGAACACCTTCGCAATTTTAGCATCATTGCCCACATCGACCACGGCAAGTCCACTCTGGCCGACCGCCTCATTCAGGCGGCCGGACTCGTGGATGCGCGGGGATTTCGCGACCAGATTTTGGATACTTTGGATCTGGAGCGAGAGCGCGGCATCACCATCAAGAGCAACACGGCGACACTTCCCTACACGGGCCTTGACGGCCGTACCTATCAGTTGAACCTCATCGACACCCCAGGTCATGTGGATTTTTCCTACGAGGTTTCCAGAGCTTTGGCGTCGTGCGAAGGCGTGCTGCTTCTGGTCGACGCCTCTCAAGGCGTGGAGGCCCAGACTCTGGCCAACCTTTACGCGGCCATGGAGCATGATCTGGTCATTGTGCCGGTGATCAACAAAATCGATCTGCCCTCGGCCGATGTGGATCGGGTCAAGGGAGAAATCGAAACCGAGCTGGGCCTTGAAGCGGACCGCGCCATATTGTGTTCGGCCAAGGAAGGCTTGGGCATTCAGGATGTCTTTGAAGCCATCGTCTCGCGCATTCCGGCACCTCAAGGGGATCCGTCAAAGCCCTTGGCCGCCCTGGTTTTTGATGCGCACTACGACCCGTTTCGCGGGGCAGTGGTGGCGTGCCGAGTCTTTGACGGGCGAGTGCGGGTGGGGGATCACATCCGCTTTCTTTCCAACGGCGCGGTCTACAAAGTGGAGGAAGTGGGGCTCTTTCGCCTCAAGCGCGAACCCCGGCCGGAGCTGGAAGCCGGCCAAGTGGGTTACATCCTTGCCGGGATCAAGACGGTGAGTGATGTGCGCATCGGAGATACGATCACCCTGAATGAAAAGCCCGTTGCCGCAGCTTTGCCAGGCTTTCGGGAAGTGAAACCGGTGGTGTTTTCGTCCATTTATCCTGTGTCTTCGGACGACTATGCGTCCCTTCAGGACGCCCTGGAAAAATACAAACTCAATGATGCGGCGCTGGTCTATCAAAAGGATTCGTCGGCCGCTCTGGGCCAGGGCTTTCGGTGCGGTTTTCTCGGATTGTTGCATTTGGAAATCGTTCAGGAACGGCTGGAGCGCGAATACGATCAGTCCATCATTATGACCATTCCCAGTGTGCAATATCGATTCACTCTGGATACGGGCGAGACGATCACGGTGGAAAATCCTCAATATTATCCGGATCCCGTGCACATCAAAGGCACGGAAGAACCTTACATTCGAGCGGCCATTTTGTGTCCGGATCGTTACATGGGCGCCGTGCTCAAGCTGTGCACGGAACGCCGGGGGGAAAACCCGAGGTTCAGCGTACCCGGTCCGGGTCGTGTGGAGATCGTCTGTGACATGCCTTTAGCTGAAGTCATCTACGACTTTTACGACCGGCTCAAGACAGTCACCCAAGGCTACGGCTCCTTTGACTACGAATGGATCGGCTACCGCTCCAGTGACCTGGTGAAGTTGGACATTTTGGTCAACGGTGAAAAGGTGGACGCTTTGTCCCTCATCGTTCACCGAAATCGCGCTCGAACCTGGGCCGTGCAGGTCTGCGACCGGCTTAAGGAAGAAATTCCCAGACATCAGTTCAAGATAGCCATTCAGGGCGCCGTTGGGGGAAAGATCATTGCCCGATCCACCATTTCTGCCTTTCGCAAGGATGTGACGGCCAAGTGCTATGGAGGAGACATCACACGAAAGCGCAAGCTTTTGGAAAAGCAGAAAAAAGGGAAAAAGCGCATGAAAATGGTGGGTTCCGTCTCCATTCCACAAAGCGCCTTTGTGGCGGTGTTGAAAACGGACAAGGAATGA
- the hemW gene encoding radical SAM family heme chaperone HemW produces MTEEHKAVADGPGLYVHVPFCRGKCAYCAFYSTVQESWMPDYVDALLREADGYRDRFGPVDTLYVGGGTPSLLSAPLLRRMLRGLRRRFAWVEDCEVTLEANPEDVSGDAVALWADEGITRVSVGVQVLDEALLKRLGRRHTACRALEALETLRRAESFHLSVDLMWAVPGQSLSQWMKTLKDVLSFNPEHLSCYELSVEPGTPLANSVAQERLFRPSEDTLCVFFETTSNFLQDRGYIHYEISNYARSEKWMSRHNGKYWRRVPYLGLGPGAHSFDGQRRWANVRSVARYVAQLRDGASCVDFMEELSAEQARLERLFLGFRTREGVPMDVVGADEAAVSAVHKAQADGLVQVRDGFVVPTRNGWLVADRLPLLFP; encoded by the coding sequence ATGACGGAGGAGCACAAGGCGGTGGCCGACGGCCCGGGGCTCTATGTCCATGTGCCGTTTTGCCGAGGCAAATGCGCGTACTGCGCCTTTTATTCCACGGTGCAGGAAAGCTGGATGCCCGACTATGTGGACGCGCTGTTGCGGGAAGCGGATGGGTACCGCGACCGTTTCGGCCCCGTGGACACCCTGTATGTGGGAGGCGGCACGCCCAGCTTGCTTTCCGCGCCTCTGCTGCGCCGAATGCTTCGAGGTTTGCGCCGGCGCTTCGCCTGGGTCGAAGACTGCGAAGTGACCTTGGAGGCCAATCCGGAAGATGTTTCTGGAGACGCGGTGGCTTTGTGGGCCGATGAAGGCATCACTCGGGTGAGTGTGGGCGTGCAGGTGTTGGATGAGGCCTTGTTGAAGAGGCTGGGCAGGCGACATACGGCGTGCCGAGCCCTTGAGGCATTGGAGACGCTGCGCCGTGCCGAAAGCTTTCATCTGAGCGTGGATCTCATGTGGGCCGTGCCGGGGCAGAGTTTGTCCCAATGGATGAAGACCCTTAAGGACGTTTTGTCGTTCAACCCGGAACACCTCTCATGCTACGAACTGAGCGTGGAACCGGGAACGCCTTTGGCGAATTCCGTGGCGCAAGAGCGACTTTTTAGGCCGAGCGAAGACACGCTCTGCGTCTTTTTCGAAACGACGTCGAATTTTTTGCAAGACCGAGGCTATATTCATTACGAAATTTCCAACTACGCGCGGTCGGAAAAATGGATGTCGCGCCACAACGGCAAGTACTGGCGGCGGGTTCCCTATCTTGGGTTGGGGCCGGGAGCCCATTCTTTTGACGGCCAAAGGCGGTGGGCCAATGTGCGGTCCGTGGCGCGCTACGTCGCGCAGCTTCGAGACGGCGCCTCCTGCGTGGACTTCATGGAGGAACTTTCTGCCGAGCAGGCGCGCCTGGAGCGGCTCTTTCTCGGTTTTCGCACCCGTGAAGGCGTTCCCATGGACGTCGTGGGCGCAGACGAAGCTGCGGTCTCGGCGGTTCACAAAGCCCAGGCGGACGGTCTGGTCCAGGTTCGAGACGGCTTTGTGGTGCCCACGCGAAACGGGTGGCTGGTGGCCGATCGGCTTCCACTTCTGTTTCCGTGA
- a CDS encoding amino acid ABC transporter permease — translation MGLGLNGGAYILKIIRGAMASVERGQMNAARALGLTWFQSMVHVIGPQSLRVAVPPLVNAFSAVLKESSLVSVLAITELTRMSQLIYTRTFRAFEVYLAVGALDFLLTAGVSAVSRRLEQRAYVGGRMV, via the coding sequence TTGGGCCTTGGACTCAACGGCGGCGCGTACATTTTGAAAATCATCCGCGGCGCCATGGCCTCTGTTGAAAGAGGGCAGATGAATGCGGCGAGGGCTCTGGGTTTGACATGGTTTCAAAGCATGGTACACGTCATCGGCCCCCAGAGCCTGCGTGTCGCGGTGCCTCCTTTGGTCAACGCCTTTTCTGCCGTTCTGAAAGAATCTTCACTGGTTTCCGTCTTGGCGATCACGGAACTCACGCGCATGAGTCAGCTCATTTACACGCGCACTTTTCGTGCCTTTGAAGTCTATTTGGCCGTGGGTGCGCTTGACTTTCTTCTGACGGCCGGGGTATCCGCCGTGTCGCGCCGTCTGGAGCAACGGGCTTACGTCGGTGGTCGCATGGTTTGA